From Hippoglossus stenolepis isolate QCI-W04-F060 chromosome 4, HSTE1.2, whole genome shotgun sequence, a single genomic window includes:
- the LOC118106436 gene encoding synaptotagmin-like protein 2 isoform X2, with the protein MIPAAERFHIRPVNEAGGGAMIDLSHLTEEEQGKIMTVLRRDADLKQAEEERIRKLEKILSSGSQSEGKMKYLTGEWFYEAKSRRHMDKIHGSEIILASMKPRRDGSLRFEKSKPPSSRSSIAPPKPSRCLEALQPKAINDAEKENLNSALRSPRTPRHNPFNCTSLIVVEPPESNNDMSSSRDQDSSETELISPRKSRPGDEASQTSGGSIISESSSAGFKPVPKKRTFLSRHSSSQLESTAPGMDAQGGSSGIVPAPRRSLQRGSSGSSNQSYPKSQEEMPQGSAVPVFNQVSQPSSSADETSQQPLCDVSQVSSNSSLERDRRPPSITRDRLTTFIRGDVAPERETRQRSDDGDHQTRRELAGGNTVVLHTSSIQGSDREINSSEGTRPEELSFTRSIVDAEPPISYDLNFIDKTDKQTMKKSSQKHAFKLSTQATSPTSDEDSIAKVLDWFSRSVDSSDLLSTDDRTETTKSSDKHVEISKLRSEDTTERMKDALETQRGHLQRQINEAKEFRATDRAGKTELSETQEEEQRDTGERMRSQEVKHNDDESQPLKISHLKSFWEKSNMGPKILSITPSDEGQKLVYLSAEKEEENVNKPHTASDTPSAPGIYNGRGIYDKYASKHGDEREQKDVADNVHLNNNQQDRTLSQRNNNDPTYNSDYFKLLSSPQAADRGGSDTEILTRLSPQPRTDSRLSSESESISPFKLNSQPDSFFHSRETPLQKVLSKPDYKQGGNDHKAQLGRGSSEEVKRRDSEDKNMQSNISPKRKEDVSNKDKTNSPHSQRQGLSHQESTAERIKQLKSFWEQERNKPIFYTGMSKSPGEGKPTRGANQLNKRFTKSEFDLRLVGSNSGSDDEDRQNLTLPSLNQRIDKLSPSLSVSRSQFNNLRDFWGDPASDTKGSITCDKPKSPKRKEPVSAQFPSQEFKSSDAEICRLSAAVEKTRPAAMKSSPQDRSKSPHDRQMGSGARALIDSKNNLSNYTTAESKRGSKDSGREEKSSKPQSSTGKEPRSPKSRKDTFSKSSGRGNSMRRATSMFTLSAPDQKDHVQVKMDVSPVHSQSRKQRQNTEKGAMPRRFSEGIDTMTPRARAFVPRDYRHYLGMTDKTSVHTSLAPAVKSEGSEGKSRYDFDLSGPVRASTPVSSEERYGRKGSKTSQRPLWANYSSSDTGPESSMSSTSETWSTSRNSSNRENDDETQDPVRKALRRAEARPKNLAKSIEDMTTCLSPRQDSTVDLRRISDVSTIPSPSSSLYADPDHLKKMSKSVPSFLQKEGADRDADSTCEDSYQRGRLMKGSSMTNLTGSSGMTSMSTLSGSVMTMYNADFGNVEVQGNIQFSINYVQKLREFHIFVAKCRDLAAVDPKRGRSDPYVKSYLVPDKSNLGKRKTSVKKKTLNPTFNEILRYRVRMEYLRTQTLILSVWHNDTFGRNSFLGEVDIDFSKWDFDHTQMNDLVLKARTTPTVPPANGKGEMRLAIRFLPQVTHSEGVTKDGPSTGEVHIWVKECKNLPLIRATIDPYVKCFMLPDTSRKSRQKTRVLRRTVDPVFNHTMVYDGISETDLSDACVELTVWDRDRLASHLLGGMRLGVGSGIGKSYGAAVDWMDSTPYEVAMWERMMASPDEWVEDVLPLRMVNSAFK; encoded by the exons ATGATTCCTGCTGCCGAGCGTTTCCACATCCGGCCGGTGAACGAAGCAGGAGGCGGAGCCATGATCGACCTCAGCCACCtgacggaggaggagcaggggaagaTAATGACGGTGCTGAGGCGGGACGCCGACCTGAAGCAGGCCGAGGAGGAAAGAATCAG gaagctggagaaaataCTGAGCAGCGGGTCGCAGTCAGAAGGGAAGATGAAGTACTTGACCGGAGAGTGGTTCTACGAGGCCAAGAGCCGCAGACACATGGACAAGATCCATGGCTCGGAAATCATCCTGGCCTCCATGAAACCGAGGAGag ACGGGTCTCTCAGATTTGAAAAATCCAAACCACCCAGCAGTCGAAGCTCCATCGCGCCGCCTAAACCCAGCAGGTGTTTGGAGGCGTTGCAGCCAAAGGCGATAAA TGATGCTGAAAAGGAGAATCTGAATTCAGCCCTCCGCTCCCCGAGAACA CCAAGGCACAACCCTTTCAACTGTACGTCTCTTATCGTGGTTGAGCCACCTGAAAGTAATAATGACATGTCGAGCAGTCGGGACCAGGACTCATCTGAGACAG AGCTCATATCTCCTCGGAAGAGTCGCCCTGGGGACGAGGCCAGTCAGACTTCAGGGGGCTCCATCATATCAGAGAGctcctctgcaggtttcaaaCCGGTGCCAAAGAAGAGGACGTTTCTCTCGAGACATTCCAGCAGCCAGTTAGAGAGCACTGCCCCTGGTATGGACGCTCAGGGAGGGTCTTCGGGGATCGTTCCTGCTCCAAGACGAAGCCTCCAGCGCGGGTCCAGCGGGAGCTCGAACCAGTCGTATCCGAAGAGTCAAGAGGAAATGCCCCAGGGGAGTGCAGTTCCAGTGTTTAACCAGGTGTCTCAGCCATCCAGCTCTGCAGACGAGACTTCCCAGCAGCCACTGTGTGACGTTTCGCAGGTTTCCTCTAATTCCAGcctagagagagacagacgccCACCATCTATAACCAGAGACAG ACTGACCACATTCATCAGAGGTGACGTGGCCCCTGAGAGAGAAACCCGGCAGAGGAGCGATGACGGAGACCATCAGACCCGTAGAGAACTCGCAGGGGGGAATACTGTCGTCCTGCACACCAGCAGCATCCAGGGCTCGGACAGAGAAATCAACAGCAGCGAGGGAACGAGGCCGGAGGAGCTGAGTTTCACCCGAAGTATTGTGG ATGCAGAGCCTCCTATATCGTATGATCTCAACTTCATCGATAAAACTGATAAGCAAACAATGAAGAAATCCAGTCAGAAACACGCGTTCAAGTTATCCACTCAGGCGACCAGTCCCACCAGTGATGAGGACTCCATTGCGAAGGTGCTGGACTGGTTCAGCCGCAGCGTCGACAGCAGTGATTTGCTGAGTACAGACGACCGCACAGAAACCACAAAGAGCTCAGACAAACATGTAGAAATCAGCAAATTAAGAAGTGAAGATACAACAGAGAGAATGAAGGACGCTCTTGAAACGCAGAGAGGTCACTTACAAAGGCAGATTAATGAGGCCAAGGAGTTTCGAGCCACCGACAGAGCAGGCAAGACGGAGTTGAGTGAAACacaagaggaggagcagagggacacCGGGGAAAGAATGCGgtcacaggaagtgaaacatAATGACGATGAAAGCCAACCACTAAAAATCTCTCATCTGAAGTCATTCTGGGAGAAAAGCAACATGGGCCCGAAAATACTTTCAATCACGCCAAGCGACGAAGGACAAAAACTTGTTTATCTCTCGgctgagaaagaggaggagaacgtgAACAAACCCCACACGGCGTCCGACACGCCATCTGCTCCTGGAATATACAACGGGAGGGGGATTTATGATAAGTACGCCTCTAAGCATGGGGACGAGAGAGAGCAGAAAGATGTCGCAGACAATGTTCACTTGAATAATAACCAGCAGGACCGTACTTTATCTCAAAGGAATAATAATGACCCAACATATAACTCTGATTATTTTAAGTTGCTATCCAGCCCCcaagcagctgacagaggaggCTCAGACACTGAGATTTTAACCCGACTCAGTCCGCAGCCAAGGACAGACTCCAGACTGAGTTCAGAGTCTGAGAGCATCTCTCCATTCAAACTAAATTCACAGCCCGACAGTTTTTTCCATTCAAGAGAAACCCCTCTGCAGAAAGTGCTGTCGAAACCTGACTACAAGCAAGGTGGCAATGATCATAAAGCACAACTTGGAAGAGGCTCGAGTGAAGAAGTGAAAAGGAGGGACAGTGAAGATAAGAACATGCAATCGAACATCTctccaaaaagaaaagaggatgtgtccaataaagacaaaactaaCAGTCCTCATTCACAAAGACAAGGTTTATCACATCAGGAAAGTACAGCAGAGAGGATCAAGCAGCTCAAATCTTTctgggagcaggagaggaacaAGCCCATTTTCTACACCGGCATGTCTAAATCTCCTGGGGAAGGTAAACCCACTCGTGGTGCAAATCAACTAAATAAAAGATTTACAAAGTCGGAGTTTGATCTGAGGTTAGTTGGAAGTAATTCAGGCAGCGATGACGAAGATAGACAGAATTTGACTCTGCCTTCTTTGAATCAAAGGATAGATAAGTTGTCGCCGAGCCTCAGCGTGAGCCGATCGCAGTTCAACAATCTCCGCGATTTCTGGGGTGATCCCGCGTCAGATACGAAAGGATCGATAACCTGCGACAAACCCAAAAGCCCCAAAAGGAAAGAGCCAGTAAGCGCCCAGTTTCCATCTCAGGAGTTTAAGAGCAGCGATGCCGAGATTTGCcgtttgtctgcagctgtcgAGAAAACGAGACCGGCTGCCATGAAGTCATCTCCGCAGGACCGATCCAAGTCGCCACATGATAGACAGATGGGGTCGGGGGCAAGAGCTCTGATCGACAGCAAAAACAACCTGTCCAATTATACGACAGCTGAGTCCAAAAGAGGCTCCAAGGACTCTGGTCGGGAGGAGAAATCCTCGAAACCACAAAGCAGCACAGGAAAAGAGCCTCGGTCTCCAAAGAGCAGGAAAGACACCTTTAGCAAGTCCAGCGGTCGTGGAAATTCTATGCGTCGCGCCACCAGCATGTTCACGCTGAGTGCTCCTGACCAAAAAGACCACGTCCAGGTGAAAATGGATGTAAGCCCCGTCCACTCCCAGAGCAGGAAGCAAAGGCAGAACACTGAAAAAGGGGCCATGCCGAGGAGATTTTCAGAGGGAATCGACACTATGACTCCACGTGCACGGGCGTTTGTTCCCAGAGACTACCGGCACTACCTGGGCATGACGGACAAGACCAGCGTCCACACCTCGCTCGCCCCGGCTGTGAAGAGCGAGGGCTCAGAGGGAAAATCTAGGTATGACTTTGACCTGAGCGGTCCAGTGAGAGCCAGCACCCCGGTGAGTTCAGAGGAGCGCTACGGCAGGAAGGGCAGCAAGACGAGTCAGCGCCCCCTTTGGGCAAACTACAGCAGCTCGGATACTGGCCCAGAGTCGTCTATGAGCAGCACGTCCGAAACCTGGTCCACCTCCAGGAACAGTTCAAACC GTGAAAATGACGATGAAACCCAAGACCCTGTCCGGAAAGCGTTGAGGCGAGCAGAAGCACGGCCGAAGAATCTGGCTAAAAGTATAGAGGACATGACGACATGTTTATCTCCAC GGCAAGATTCAACTGTTGACCTCAGACGCATCAGCGATG tttCAACCATCCCGTCACCGTCCTCATCCTTATACGCGGATCCCGACCACCTGAAGAAGATGAGCAAATCGGTTCCTTCGTTCTTACAGAAGGAG ggcgCTGACAGGGACGCTGACTCCACCTGTGAGGACAGCTACCAGCGAGGAAGACTAATGAAGGGCAGCTCGATGACTAACCTCACTGGCTCCTCTGGCATGACGTCTATGTCGACT CTGAGTGGCAGCGTTATGACCATGTACAACGCAGACTTCGGGAATGTGGAGGTTCAGGGAAATATCCAGTTTTCCATCAACTACGTTCAGAAGCTCCGAGAGTTTCACATCTTCGTGGCCAAGTGCCGAGACCTGGCTGCCGTCGACCCGAAGAGGGGGCGCTCGGATCC gTACGTCAAAAGCTACCTGGTACCTGACAAATCAAATCtgggaaagaggaaaacatctgtGAAAAAGAAGACGTTAAATCCGACGTTCAACGAGATCCTCAGA TATCGTGTTCGCATGGAGTACCTCAGGACTCAGACGCTCATTCTCTCCGTTTGGCATAACGACACGTTTGGCAGAAACAGCTTCCTCGGCGAGGTCGACATCGACTTCTCCAAGTGGGACTTTGACCACACCCAGATGAACGACTTAGTCCTGAAAGCCAGG ACTACACCCACTGTACCACCAGCAAATGGGAAAGGAGAGATGAGACTAGCCATACGGTTCCTGCCACAGGTCACCCACAGTGAAG GTGTAACTAAAGACGGTCCCAGCACTGGAGAGGTTCACATTTGGGTGAAAGAATGCAAGAACCTGCCTCTGATCAGGGCGACCATTGACCCATACGTTAAGTG CTTCATGCTGCCAGACACGAGCAGGAAGAGTCGGCAGAAGACGCGCGTGCTGCGGAGGACCGTGGATCCGGTGTTTAACCACACGATGGTGTACGACGGCATCAGTGAGACCGACCTATCAGATGCCTGCGTGGAGCTCACCGTTTGGGACCGAGACAGGCTGGCAAGCCACCTGCTCGGGGGAATGAGGCTCGGAGTCGGCTCAGGTATCG GGAAAAGTTATGGAGCAGCGGTGGATTGGATGGACTCAACCCCCTATGAGGTGGCCATGTGGGAGCGCATGATGGCGTCCCCTGATGAATGGGTGGAGGATGTACTCCCGCTGCGAATGGTGAACTCGGCTTTCAAATAA
- the LOC118106436 gene encoding synaptotagmin-like protein 2 isoform X3 translates to MIPAAERFHIRPVNEAGGGAMIDLSHLTEEEQGKIMTVLRRDADLKQAEEERIRKLEKILSSGSQSEGKMKYLTGEWFYEAKSRRHMDKIHGSEIILASMKPRRDGSLRFEKSKPPSSRSSIAPPKPSRCLEALQPKAINDAEKENLNSALRSPRTPRHNPFNCTSLIVVEPPESNNDMSSSRDQDSSETELISPRKSRPGDEASQTSGGSIISESSSAGFKPVPKKRTFLSRHSSSQLESTAPGMDAQGGSSGIVPAPRRSLQRGSSGSSNQSYPKSQEEMPQGSAVPVFNQVSQPSSSADETSQQPLCDVSQVSSNSSLERDRRPPSITRDRLTTFIRGDVAPERETRQRSDDGDHQTRRELAGGNTVVLHTSSIQGSDREINSSEGTRPEELSFTRSIVDAEPPISYDLNFIDKTDKQTMKKSSQKHAFKLSTQATSPTSDEDSIAKVLDWFSRSVDSSDLLSTDDRTETTKSSDKHVEISKLRSEDTTERMKDALETQRGHLQRQINEAKEFRATDRAGKTELSETQEEEQRDTGERMRSQEVKHNDDESQPLKISHLKSFWEKSNMGPKILSITPSDEGQKLVYLSAEKEEENVNKPHTASDTPSAPGIYNGRGIYDKYASKHGDEREQKDVADNVHLNNNQQDRTLSQRNNNDPTYNSDYFKLLSSPQAADRGGSDTEILTRLSPQPRTDSRLSSESESISPFKLNSQPDSFFHSRETPLQKVLSKPDYKQGGNDHKAQLGRGSSEEVKRRDSEDKNMQSNISPKRKEDVSNKDKTNSPHSQRQGLSHQESTAERIKQLKSFWEQERNKPIFYTGMSKSPGEGKPTRGANQLNKRFTKSEFDLRLVGSNSGSDDEDRQNLTLPSLNQRIDKLSPSLSVSRSQFNNLRDFWGDPASDTKGSITCDKPKSPKRKEPVSAQFPSQEFKSSDAEICRLSAAVEKTRPAAMKSSPQDRSKSPHDRQMGSGARALIDSKNNLSNYTTAESKRGSKDSGREEKSSKPQSSTGKEPRSPKSRKDTFSKSSGRGNSMRRATSMFTLSAPDQKDHVQVKMDVSPVHSQSRKQRQNTEKGAMPRRFSEGIDTMTPRARAFVPRDYRHYLGMTDKTSVHTSLAPAVKSEGSEGKSRYDFDLSGPVRASTPVSSEERYGRKGSKTSQRPLWANYSSSDTGPESSMSSTSETWSTSRNSSNRENDDETQDPVRKALRRAEARPKNLAKSIEDMTTCLSPRQDSTVDLRRISDVSTIPSPSSSLYADPDHLKKMSKSVPSFLQKEGADRDADSTCEDSYQRGRLMKGSSMTNLTGSSGMTSMSTLSGSVMTMYNADFGNVEVQGNIQFSINYVQKLREFHIFVAKCRDLAAVDPKRGRSDPYVKSYLVPDKSNLGKRKTSVKKKTLNPTFNEILRYRVRMEYLRTQTLILSVWHNDTFGRNSFLGEVDIDFSKWDFDHTQMNDLVLKARTTPTVPPANGKGEMRLAIRFLPQVTHSEGVTKDGPSTGEVHIWVKECKNLPLIRATIDPYVKCFMLPDTSRKSRQKTRVLRRTVDPVFNHTMVYDGISETDLSDACVELTVWDRDRLASHLLGGMRLGVGSGKSYGAAVDWMDSTPYEVAMWERMMASPDEWVEDVLPLRMVNSAFK, encoded by the exons ATGATTCCTGCTGCCGAGCGTTTCCACATCCGGCCGGTGAACGAAGCAGGAGGCGGAGCCATGATCGACCTCAGCCACCtgacggaggaggagcaggggaagaTAATGACGGTGCTGAGGCGGGACGCCGACCTGAAGCAGGCCGAGGAGGAAAGAATCAG gaagctggagaaaataCTGAGCAGCGGGTCGCAGTCAGAAGGGAAGATGAAGTACTTGACCGGAGAGTGGTTCTACGAGGCCAAGAGCCGCAGACACATGGACAAGATCCATGGCTCGGAAATCATCCTGGCCTCCATGAAACCGAGGAGag ACGGGTCTCTCAGATTTGAAAAATCCAAACCACCCAGCAGTCGAAGCTCCATCGCGCCGCCTAAACCCAGCAGGTGTTTGGAGGCGTTGCAGCCAAAGGCGATAAA TGATGCTGAAAAGGAGAATCTGAATTCAGCCCTCCGCTCCCCGAGAACA CCAAGGCACAACCCTTTCAACTGTACGTCTCTTATCGTGGTTGAGCCACCTGAAAGTAATAATGACATGTCGAGCAGTCGGGACCAGGACTCATCTGAGACAG AGCTCATATCTCCTCGGAAGAGTCGCCCTGGGGACGAGGCCAGTCAGACTTCAGGGGGCTCCATCATATCAGAGAGctcctctgcaggtttcaaaCCGGTGCCAAAGAAGAGGACGTTTCTCTCGAGACATTCCAGCAGCCAGTTAGAGAGCACTGCCCCTGGTATGGACGCTCAGGGAGGGTCTTCGGGGATCGTTCCTGCTCCAAGACGAAGCCTCCAGCGCGGGTCCAGCGGGAGCTCGAACCAGTCGTATCCGAAGAGTCAAGAGGAAATGCCCCAGGGGAGTGCAGTTCCAGTGTTTAACCAGGTGTCTCAGCCATCCAGCTCTGCAGACGAGACTTCCCAGCAGCCACTGTGTGACGTTTCGCAGGTTTCCTCTAATTCCAGcctagagagagacagacgccCACCATCTATAACCAGAGACAG ACTGACCACATTCATCAGAGGTGACGTGGCCCCTGAGAGAGAAACCCGGCAGAGGAGCGATGACGGAGACCATCAGACCCGTAGAGAACTCGCAGGGGGGAATACTGTCGTCCTGCACACCAGCAGCATCCAGGGCTCGGACAGAGAAATCAACAGCAGCGAGGGAACGAGGCCGGAGGAGCTGAGTTTCACCCGAAGTATTGTGG ATGCAGAGCCTCCTATATCGTATGATCTCAACTTCATCGATAAAACTGATAAGCAAACAATGAAGAAATCCAGTCAGAAACACGCGTTCAAGTTATCCACTCAGGCGACCAGTCCCACCAGTGATGAGGACTCCATTGCGAAGGTGCTGGACTGGTTCAGCCGCAGCGTCGACAGCAGTGATTTGCTGAGTACAGACGACCGCACAGAAACCACAAAGAGCTCAGACAAACATGTAGAAATCAGCAAATTAAGAAGTGAAGATACAACAGAGAGAATGAAGGACGCTCTTGAAACGCAGAGAGGTCACTTACAAAGGCAGATTAATGAGGCCAAGGAGTTTCGAGCCACCGACAGAGCAGGCAAGACGGAGTTGAGTGAAACacaagaggaggagcagagggacacCGGGGAAAGAATGCGgtcacaggaagtgaaacatAATGACGATGAAAGCCAACCACTAAAAATCTCTCATCTGAAGTCATTCTGGGAGAAAAGCAACATGGGCCCGAAAATACTTTCAATCACGCCAAGCGACGAAGGACAAAAACTTGTTTATCTCTCGgctgagaaagaggaggagaacgtgAACAAACCCCACACGGCGTCCGACACGCCATCTGCTCCTGGAATATACAACGGGAGGGGGATTTATGATAAGTACGCCTCTAAGCATGGGGACGAGAGAGAGCAGAAAGATGTCGCAGACAATGTTCACTTGAATAATAACCAGCAGGACCGTACTTTATCTCAAAGGAATAATAATGACCCAACATATAACTCTGATTATTTTAAGTTGCTATCCAGCCCCcaagcagctgacagaggaggCTCAGACACTGAGATTTTAACCCGACTCAGTCCGCAGCCAAGGACAGACTCCAGACTGAGTTCAGAGTCTGAGAGCATCTCTCCATTCAAACTAAATTCACAGCCCGACAGTTTTTTCCATTCAAGAGAAACCCCTCTGCAGAAAGTGCTGTCGAAACCTGACTACAAGCAAGGTGGCAATGATCATAAAGCACAACTTGGAAGAGGCTCGAGTGAAGAAGTGAAAAGGAGGGACAGTGAAGATAAGAACATGCAATCGAACATCTctccaaaaagaaaagaggatgtgtccaataaagacaaaactaaCAGTCCTCATTCACAAAGACAAGGTTTATCACATCAGGAAAGTACAGCAGAGAGGATCAAGCAGCTCAAATCTTTctgggagcaggagaggaacaAGCCCATTTTCTACACCGGCATGTCTAAATCTCCTGGGGAAGGTAAACCCACTCGTGGTGCAAATCAACTAAATAAAAGATTTACAAAGTCGGAGTTTGATCTGAGGTTAGTTGGAAGTAATTCAGGCAGCGATGACGAAGATAGACAGAATTTGACTCTGCCTTCTTTGAATCAAAGGATAGATAAGTTGTCGCCGAGCCTCAGCGTGAGCCGATCGCAGTTCAACAATCTCCGCGATTTCTGGGGTGATCCCGCGTCAGATACGAAAGGATCGATAACCTGCGACAAACCCAAAAGCCCCAAAAGGAAAGAGCCAGTAAGCGCCCAGTTTCCATCTCAGGAGTTTAAGAGCAGCGATGCCGAGATTTGCcgtttgtctgcagctgtcgAGAAAACGAGACCGGCTGCCATGAAGTCATCTCCGCAGGACCGATCCAAGTCGCCACATGATAGACAGATGGGGTCGGGGGCAAGAGCTCTGATCGACAGCAAAAACAACCTGTCCAATTATACGACAGCTGAGTCCAAAAGAGGCTCCAAGGACTCTGGTCGGGAGGAGAAATCCTCGAAACCACAAAGCAGCACAGGAAAAGAGCCTCGGTCTCCAAAGAGCAGGAAAGACACCTTTAGCAAGTCCAGCGGTCGTGGAAATTCTATGCGTCGCGCCACCAGCATGTTCACGCTGAGTGCTCCTGACCAAAAAGACCACGTCCAGGTGAAAATGGATGTAAGCCCCGTCCACTCCCAGAGCAGGAAGCAAAGGCAGAACACTGAAAAAGGGGCCATGCCGAGGAGATTTTCAGAGGGAATCGACACTATGACTCCACGTGCACGGGCGTTTGTTCCCAGAGACTACCGGCACTACCTGGGCATGACGGACAAGACCAGCGTCCACACCTCGCTCGCCCCGGCTGTGAAGAGCGAGGGCTCAGAGGGAAAATCTAGGTATGACTTTGACCTGAGCGGTCCAGTGAGAGCCAGCACCCCGGTGAGTTCAGAGGAGCGCTACGGCAGGAAGGGCAGCAAGACGAGTCAGCGCCCCCTTTGGGCAAACTACAGCAGCTCGGATACTGGCCCAGAGTCGTCTATGAGCAGCACGTCCGAAACCTGGTCCACCTCCAGGAACAGTTCAAACC GTGAAAATGACGATGAAACCCAAGACCCTGTCCGGAAAGCGTTGAGGCGAGCAGAAGCACGGCCGAAGAATCTGGCTAAAAGTATAGAGGACATGACGACATGTTTATCTCCAC GGCAAGATTCAACTGTTGACCTCAGACGCATCAGCGATG tttCAACCATCCCGTCACCGTCCTCATCCTTATACGCGGATCCCGACCACCTGAAGAAGATGAGCAAATCGGTTCCTTCGTTCTTACAGAAGGAG ggcgCTGACAGGGACGCTGACTCCACCTGTGAGGACAGCTACCAGCGAGGAAGACTAATGAAGGGCAGCTCGATGACTAACCTCACTGGCTCCTCTGGCATGACGTCTATGTCGACT CTGAGTGGCAGCGTTATGACCATGTACAACGCAGACTTCGGGAATGTGGAGGTTCAGGGAAATATCCAGTTTTCCATCAACTACGTTCAGAAGCTCCGAGAGTTTCACATCTTCGTGGCCAAGTGCCGAGACCTGGCTGCCGTCGACCCGAAGAGGGGGCGCTCGGATCC gTACGTCAAAAGCTACCTGGTACCTGACAAATCAAATCtgggaaagaggaaaacatctgtGAAAAAGAAGACGTTAAATCCGACGTTCAACGAGATCCTCAGA TATCGTGTTCGCATGGAGTACCTCAGGACTCAGACGCTCATTCTCTCCGTTTGGCATAACGACACGTTTGGCAGAAACAGCTTCCTCGGCGAGGTCGACATCGACTTCTCCAAGTGGGACTTTGACCACACCCAGATGAACGACTTAGTCCTGAAAGCCAGG ACTACACCCACTGTACCACCAGCAAATGGGAAAGGAGAGATGAGACTAGCCATACGGTTCCTGCCACAGGTCACCCACAGTGAAG GTGTAACTAAAGACGGTCCCAGCACTGGAGAGGTTCACATTTGGGTGAAAGAATGCAAGAACCTGCCTCTGATCAGGGCGACCATTGACCCATACGTTAAGTG CTTCATGCTGCCAGACACGAGCAGGAAGAGTCGGCAGAAGACGCGCGTGCTGCGGAGGACCGTGGATCCGGTGTTTAACCACACGATGGTGTACGACGGCATCAGTGAGACCGACCTATCAGATGCCTGCGTGGAGCTCACCGTTTGGGACCGAGACAGGCTGGCAAGCCACCTGCTCGGGGGAATGAGGCTCGGAGTCGGCTCAG GGAAAAGTTATGGAGCAGCGGTGGATTGGATGGACTCAACCCCCTATGAGGTGGCCATGTGGGAGCGCATGATGGCGTCCCCTGATGAATGGGTGGAGGATGTACTCCCGCTGCGAATGGTGAACTCGGCTTTCAAATAA